Proteins from one Natrinema salinisoli genomic window:
- a CDS encoding acylphosphatase, protein MADRTRAHVSVSGTVQGVYYRATTRDTAREKGVDGWVKNLEDGRVEAVFEGPEDVVESMVEWCHTGSPAAQVDDVEAEYGEPQGEDGFEIRY, encoded by the coding sequence ATGGCAGACCGAACCCGCGCACACGTCTCCGTCTCGGGCACGGTACAGGGCGTCTACTATCGCGCAACTACCCGCGATACGGCCCGAGAGAAGGGCGTCGACGGCTGGGTGAAGAACCTCGAGGACGGTCGCGTCGAAGCGGTCTTCGAAGGGCCCGAGGACGTTGTCGAGTCAATGGTCGAGTGGTGTCACACGGGCAGTCCCGCGGCCCAGGTCGACGACGTCGAAGCGGAGTACGGGGAACCACAGGGCGAGGACGGGTTCGAGATCCGGTATTGA
- a CDS encoding mRNA cleavage and polyadenylation specificity factor-like protein — protein MTVRHRDGIHFEDQTGEPRVVADARSAAGTVNVVSHAHADHTFRATPETVVCSPETAAIAKARTGSGFEYAERAPGIELVPAGHVVGSRAAIIDLADATEGSLSGHYCYTGDFSIRDRCYLEGFDPHAVDADALIMETTYGLPKYRLSAQDELEAAISDWLCNNDDRPLFLFGYSLGRSQKLQWLAGEATSGREILVSESIRDVNRAIEAATDLQFPGERYDSLRRLTDEIVVLPSNQARADWVETAVEREDGLKAGFSGWAVDDSFRYRGGYDVTFPLTDHCDFDELLETVRAIDPEIVYTTHGFDEAFADVLATEHGYRAQPLKRNQTTLEEFR, from the coding sequence GTGACGGTACGGCATCGAGACGGAATCCATTTCGAAGATCAGACCGGCGAACCACGGGTGGTCGCCGACGCCCGGAGCGCTGCCGGTACGGTCAACGTGGTGAGCCACGCCCACGCGGATCACACGTTTCGCGCGACGCCGGAAACCGTCGTCTGCTCGCCCGAAACGGCTGCGATTGCCAAGGCCCGAACGGGATCCGGCTTCGAGTACGCGGAACGGGCTCCCGGCATCGAACTCGTCCCCGCCGGCCACGTCGTCGGCTCGCGGGCGGCGATCATCGACCTCGCAGACGCGACCGAGGGGTCACTCTCAGGCCACTACTGCTACACCGGTGACTTCTCCATTCGGGATCGGTGCTACCTCGAGGGGTTCGATCCTCACGCGGTCGACGCGGACGCGCTGATCATGGAGACGACGTACGGCTTGCCGAAGTACCGACTTTCCGCACAGGACGAGCTCGAGGCCGCGATTTCCGACTGGCTGTGCAACAACGACGACCGGCCGCTCTTTCTGTTCGGCTACTCGCTGGGTCGCTCCCAGAAACTCCAGTGGCTTGCTGGCGAGGCGACGAGCGGTCGCGAGATCCTGGTTTCCGAGTCGATTCGCGACGTCAACCGAGCCATCGAAGCGGCGACCGACCTCCAGTTCCCGGGCGAGCGCTACGACTCGCTTCGCCGGCTGACCGACGAGATCGTGGTCCTCCCGTCGAATCAGGCCCGGGCGGACTGGGTCGAGACGGCCGTAGAGCGCGAGGACGGACTGAAGGCGGGCTTTTCGGGCTGGGCCGTCGACGATTCCTTCCGCTATCGGGGCGGCTACGACGTCACGTTCCCGCTCACGGATCACTGTGATTTCGACGAACTGCTCGAGACGGTCCGCGCCATCGACCCCGAGATCGTCTACACGACCCACGGGTTCGACGAGGCGTTCGCGGACGTCCTCGCGACGGAGCACGGCTATCGGGCACAGCCCCTGAAGCGAAACCAGACTACGCTCGAGGAATTCCGCTAA
- a CDS encoding DUF3784 domain-containing protein yields the protein MASGSVISLIGAAAFVGALGVLIKYFGMVRLIAGYDSDRVADEEGLADFIGTNTLYVAVLILVVALIEYTSVFDGADAMWVVFIVGVVGLTARMILGARRYEESA from the coding sequence ATGGCAAGCGGCTCAGTCATCTCGCTGATCGGGGCTGCAGCCTTCGTCGGAGCGCTCGGTGTCCTAATAAAGTATTTCGGGATGGTTCGATTGATTGCGGGCTATGACTCGGACCGGGTCGCCGACGAAGAGGGACTGGCTGATTTTATCGGAACGAATACGCTGTACGTCGCGGTGCTCATCTTGGTCGTCGCACTGATCGAGTACACGAGCGTCTTCGACGGCGCCGACGCCATGTGGGTCGTGTTCATCGTGGGAGTCGTTGGACTCACTGCCCGAATGATCCTCGGCGCTCGCCGCTACGAAGAATCAGCGTGA
- a CDS encoding DNA-3-methyladenine glycosylase family protein, protein METGTIPIDDLAGGLDLYRTLESGQSYLWRREDGEMYGGAPAPDAWYSTFVERDVIRVRTRDGVLEWESTTDAEPVVRQLLRLDDDLEAIVAAGPDDQLLREAYEAHRGMRLVQDPPFGTLISFICSAQMRVSRIHTMVSTLAREYGDEFTFEDETYHAFPTPAQLATATEAELRELGLGYRAPYVVRTAEMVAGGEAHPEEARDLEYETAREYLTQFVGVGDKVADCVLLFSLGFDEAVPLDTWIKSAIEEHYPDCDRGSYADTSRAIRERLGGEYAGYAQTYIFHHLRTGD, encoded by the coding sequence ATGGAGACGGGGACCATCCCAATCGACGACCTCGCCGGCGGACTCGACCTGTATCGTACTCTCGAAAGCGGTCAGAGCTACCTCTGGCGTCGCGAGGACGGCGAGATGTACGGCGGCGCGCCGGCTCCCGACGCCTGGTATTCGACGTTCGTCGAGAGAGATGTGATCCGGGTTCGAACCCGCGACGGCGTTCTCGAGTGGGAATCGACGACCGACGCCGAACCGGTCGTCCGACAACTGTTACGCCTGGACGACGACCTCGAGGCGATAGTCGCAGCCGGGCCGGACGATCAGCTGCTCCGGGAAGCCTACGAGGCCCACCGCGGGATGCGGCTCGTGCAGGATCCACCCTTCGGGACGCTGATCTCGTTCATCTGCTCGGCCCAGATGCGTGTCAGTCGCATCCACACCATGGTCTCGACGCTGGCCCGCGAGTACGGAGACGAGTTCACGTTCGAGGACGAGACCTACCACGCGTTCCCGACGCCGGCGCAACTCGCAACCGCGACAGAAGCCGAACTCCGCGAGCTCGGGCTGGGATACCGCGCGCCCTACGTCGTTCGAACCGCCGAGATGGTCGCCGGCGGCGAGGCTCACCCGGAGGAAGCGCGTGATCTCGAGTACGAGACGGCGCGGGAGTACCTGACGCAGTTCGTCGGCGTCGGCGACAAAGTGGCTGACTGCGTCCTCCTCTTCTCGCTGGGCTTCGACGAGGCAGTCCCGCTCGACACGTGGATCAAATCGGCGATCGAGGAGCACTATCCGGACTGCGATCGCGGCTCGTACGCCGACACCTCTCGAGCGATTCGCGAACGACTCGGCGGGGAGTATGCGGGGTACGCTCAGACATACATCTTTCACCACCTGCGAACCGGCGATTGA
- a CDS encoding DUF555 domain-containing protein, producing the protein MDCRVVVEAAVPVFDVETEDEAIRIAISKTGEMLNPDLNYVEINMGERTSPSGEELPPAFIAADEALVALELEMTVFNVEREEHASRIARKEIGQLLENIPLEVIQVDVLEDEDGEESTETDGESSDSEQTDQTETTSASAADETGDADDEEILPEFEDLVE; encoded by the coding sequence ATGGATTGCAGGGTCGTCGTCGAAGCTGCCGTGCCGGTATTCGACGTTGAAACGGAAGACGAGGCGATCCGTATCGCCATCTCGAAGACGGGCGAGATGTTGAACCCTGACCTCAATTACGTCGAGATCAACATGGGCGAGCGTACCTCCCCATCGGGAGAAGAGCTCCCCCCCGCGTTCATCGCGGCCGACGAAGCGCTCGTCGCGCTCGAACTGGAGATGACCGTCTTCAACGTCGAGCGCGAGGAACACGCCTCGCGGATCGCACGGAAGGAGATCGGACAGCTTCTCGAGAACATCCCGCTCGAGGTCATACAGGTCGACGTCCTCGAAGATGAGGACGGCGAGGAGTCGACCGAAACCGACGGCGAATCGTCCGACAGCGAGCAGACGGATCAAACCGAGACGACCAGCGCTTCGGCGGCCGACGAAACTGGCGACGCGGACGACGAGGAGATCCTTCCCGAGTTCGAGGACCTCGTCGAATAG
- a CDS encoding UPF0058 family protein encodes MKKQELIHLHGLLAEVSNQCAEWDNCQIDLGEYESLGIRPTSIHKSKTDHKAAVFAIAEGITTNMREGEQEAVAATAD; translated from the coding sequence ATGAAGAAACAGGAGCTCATTCACCTTCACGGTCTTCTCGCGGAGGTATCGAATCAGTGCGCAGAGTGGGACAATTGTCAGATCGACCTCGGTGAATACGAATCGCTCGGGATTCGGCCGACATCGATTCACAAGTCGAAAACCGACCACAAGGCCGCTGTTTTTGCGATCGCTGAGGGAATCACGACGAACATGCGGGAAGGGGAGCAGGAAGCAGTCGCCGCAACCGCAGACTGA
- a CDS encoding transcription initiation factor IIB: MTDTSIRTYTNEKETETEDESTAVSSEQEHCPECGGRLISDDEHAETVCTDCGLVVEEDEIDRGPEWRAFDSAEKDEKSRVGAPTTNMMHDQGLSTNIGWQDKDAYGRSLSSRQRQKMQRLRTWNERFRTRDSKERNLKQALGEIDRMASALGLPENVRETASVIYRRALEEDLLPGRSIEGVATSSLYAAARQAGTPRSLDEISAVSRVEKMELTRTYRYIIRELGLEVKPADPEHYVPRFVSDLDLSDETERMARELLESARQEGVHSGKSPVGLAAAAVYAAALLTNEKVTQNEVSEVASISEVTIRNRYKELLEASDTAAPA, encoded by the coding sequence ATGACAGATACAAGCATCCGAACATATACGAACGAGAAGGAGACAGAGACGGAAGACGAAAGCACGGCAGTATCGTCCGAACAGGAACACTGCCCGGAGTGTGGCGGTCGACTGATCTCGGACGACGAGCACGCCGAAACGGTCTGTACGGACTGTGGACTGGTCGTCGAGGAAGACGAGATCGACCGCGGCCCCGAATGGCGTGCCTTCGACTCCGCCGAGAAGGACGAGAAGTCCCGCGTCGGTGCACCCACGACCAACATGATGCACGACCAGGGACTCTCGACGAACATCGGCTGGCAGGACAAGGACGCCTACGGCCGCTCGCTCTCGAGCCGCCAGCGCCAGAAGATGCAGCGCCTGCGCACCTGGAACGAGCGCTTCCGCACCCGCGACTCCAAAGAGCGCAACCTCAAGCAGGCGCTCGGTGAGATCGACCGGATGGCTTCCGCGCTTGGCCTCCCAGAGAACGTCCGAGAAACTGCGTCGGTCATCTACCGCCGCGCGCTCGAGGAAGACCTGCTGCCGGGCCGCTCCATCGAGGGCGTCGCGACGTCCTCGCTGTACGCCGCCGCCCGACAGGCCGGCACGCCGCGAAGCCTCGACGAGATTTCGGCCGTCTCCCGCGTCGAGAAGATGGAACTGACCCGCACGTACCGCTACATCATCCGGGAGCTCGGCCTCGAGGTCAAGCCGGCCGACCCCGAACATTACGTGCCGCGGTTCGTCAGCGACCTCGACCTCTCCGACGAGACCGAGCGAATGGCCCGCGAACTGCTCGAGTCGGCCCGTCAGGAAGGCGTCCACAGCGGCAAGTCGCCGGTCGGCCTCGCCGCGGCAGCGGTGTACGCCGCCGCGCTCTTGACCAACGAGAAGGTCACCCAGAACGAAGTCAGCGAAGTCGCCAGCATCTCCGAAGTGACTATCCGAAACCGGTACAAGGAGCTGCTCGAGGCCTCGGATACGGCTGCCCCCGCATAA
- a CDS encoding DUF357 domain-containing protein — MAADLEEKTNRYGELLTEALEAATIAPPEGTPMADAAADCYEMAASYLEDGNHFQEQGDLVNALASFSYGHAWLDAGARVGLFDVPQDGHLFTVE, encoded by the coding sequence ATGGCCGCCGATCTCGAGGAGAAGACGAACCGCTACGGAGAACTGCTCACCGAGGCGCTCGAGGCGGCGACGATCGCCCCGCCCGAGGGGACGCCGATGGCGGACGCGGCCGCGGACTGCTACGAGATGGCGGCGTCCTACCTGGAGGACGGCAATCACTTCCAAGAACAGGGTGACCTCGTCAACGCACTCGCGTCGTTTTCGTACGGGCACGCGTGGCTCGACGCCGGTGCTCGAGTCGGGCTATTCGACGTCCCGCAGGACGGTCATCTCTTCACCGTCGAGTGA
- a CDS encoding DUF7282 domain-containing protein, translated as MLAGTAGAVGATDASTAIAQDDQAAVTFDAQTSGGSTVVVDEVTLPEGGFVTIHDSSLGDGETLGSVVGSSAYLESGTHENVTVHLEKQISADDTLFAMPHTDSDDDRVYSFVSSNGEADGPYTVDGDIVMADAEVTVSADLEMSEQPTTGDSVVVDRVELAEGGFVTVHDSSIADGAVFESIRGTSDYLEAGVHENVRVTLDEPLEGDETVYPMAHRDSNDNETYDFATSEGADDGPYANANGDPVMAPTDVTVSDDATVSFANQSSGGSSVVVDEVYVPEGGFVTMHDSTIADGAVFESIRGTSEYLEPGLHRDVVIRLDDELEEDGALFGMAHQDTNDNNKYDFPASEGEEDGPYTTDGDIVMDDGDVTVSAAVSASAQSSDGTTMTIDRVDLSEGGFVTVHDASLFGGNVFGSVVGTSEYLEAGTHEDVEITFDERLTDSQTVVPMAHQDTNDNEAYDFAASEGEDDGPYTANGEAVVDTAKLTVPATVDAMDQEGDGETITVESVTLHDGGFVTVHDSTLADGAVFDSVRGTSAYLGPGTHEDVEITLDDPVTADADVFAMAHQDTDADEEYDFLESEGGADGPYAAAGGPVMASASVTVEGDDTDGMDDGDSMDGEDGSNEMSDQDGDGEMAEESGDSVPGFGITAALVALLAAAAIARRVD; from the coding sequence ATGCTGGCCGGGACGGCGGGTGCGGTCGGCGCGACAGACGCGTCGACTGCGATAGCACAGGACGACCAGGCGGCAGTGACCTTCGACGCACAGACGTCGGGCGGATCAACTGTCGTCGTCGACGAAGTGACGCTCCCCGAGGGCGGCTTCGTGACGATCCACGACAGCTCGCTGGGTGACGGTGAGACGCTCGGTAGCGTCGTCGGCTCGAGCGCGTATCTCGAGTCCGGCACGCACGAGAACGTCACCGTCCACCTCGAGAAACAGATCTCGGCGGACGACACGCTGTTCGCGATGCCACACACCGATAGCGACGACGACCGAGTGTACTCGTTCGTCTCGAGCAACGGCGAGGCGGACGGTCCCTACACCGTCGACGGTGACATCGTGATGGCAGACGCCGAGGTAACCGTCTCGGCCGACCTCGAGATGAGCGAGCAGCCGACGACCGGCGACAGCGTCGTCGTCGATCGCGTCGAGCTCGCGGAGGGCGGCTTCGTGACGGTCCACGACAGTTCGATCGCGGACGGCGCGGTCTTCGAGAGCATCCGCGGCACGAGCGACTACCTCGAGGCCGGCGTTCACGAGAACGTCCGCGTAACGCTCGACGAGCCCCTCGAGGGCGACGAGACGGTGTACCCGATGGCACACCGGGATTCGAACGACAACGAGACGTACGACTTCGCGACGAGCGAGGGAGCCGACGACGGGCCGTACGCGAACGCGAACGGCGACCCGGTGATGGCACCGACTGACGTGACAGTGAGCGACGACGCGACCGTTTCGTTCGCGAACCAGTCCTCCGGCGGCAGCTCCGTGGTCGTGGACGAAGTCTACGTCCCCGAAGGCGGCTTCGTCACGATGCACGACAGCACCATCGCGGACGGCGCGGTGTTCGAGAGCATCCGCGGCACGAGCGAGTACCTCGAGCCGGGACTGCACCGCGACGTCGTGATCCGCCTCGACGACGAACTCGAGGAGGACGGCGCGCTGTTCGGAATGGCGCACCAGGACACGAACGACAACAACAAATACGACTTCCCCGCCAGCGAGGGCGAGGAGGACGGCCCGTACACGACTGACGGCGACATCGTGATGGACGACGGTGACGTGACGGTTTCGGCCGCCGTGTCCGCCTCGGCACAGTCGTCGGACGGCACGACGATGACGATCGATCGGGTCGATCTCTCCGAGGGCGGCTTCGTGACGGTTCACGACGCCAGCCTGTTCGGCGGAAACGTCTTCGGGAGCGTCGTCGGCACGAGCGAGTACCTCGAGGCCGGCACGCACGAGGACGTCGAGATCACGTTCGACGAGCGCCTGACGGACAGCCAGACGGTCGTGCCGATGGCGCATCAGGATACGAACGACAACGAGGCATACGACTTCGCCGCGAGCGAGGGTGAGGACGACGGTCCGTACACTGCGAACGGTGAGGCCGTCGTGGACACGGCCAAGCTGACCGTTCCGGCGACGGTCGATGCGATGGATCAGGAGGGTGACGGCGAGACGATCACCGTCGAATCGGTGACGCTCCACGACGGCGGGTTCGTGACGGTTCACGACAGCACGCTCGCCGACGGCGCGGTCTTCGACAGCGTTCGCGGCACGAGCGCGTACCTCGGACCCGGCACGCACGAGGACGTCGAGATCACGTTGGACGATCCGGTGACGGCTGACGCCGACGTCTTCGCGATGGCGCATCAGGATACCGACGCCGACGAGGAGTACGATTTCCTCGAGAGCGAGGGTGGAGCCGACGGTCCCTACGCGGCTGCTGGGGGACCGGTCATGGCGTCCGCCAGCGTCACGGTCGAGGGTGACGATACGGACGGCATGGACGACGGCGACTCGATGGACGGTGAAGACGGAAGTAACGAAATGAGCGACCAGGATGGCGACGGCGAGATGGCCGAGGAGTCGGGCGATAGCGTGCCCGGCTTCGGTATCACCGCAGCACTCGTCGCCCTGCTCGCCGCAGCAGCGATCGCCCGACGCGTCGACTAA
- a CDS encoding ArsR/SmtB family transcription factor, with amino-acid sequence MEAALWYVLTGTRGGTNRVRILNALDEQPRNANQLAEALELDYKTIRHHLDVLLENDIVTKSGDDYGAIYLPTDRTRHHWETVEQIIEQVE; translated from the coding sequence ATGGAGGCGGCACTGTGGTACGTGCTGACCGGCACTCGCGGCGGCACGAACCGCGTCCGCATCCTCAACGCGCTCGACGAACAACCGCGAAACGCCAACCAACTCGCGGAGGCGCTCGAGCTCGATTACAAGACGATTCGTCACCATCTCGACGTGCTCCTCGAGAACGACATCGTGACGAAGAGCGGCGACGATTACGGTGCGATTTACCTGCCGACGGATCGCACGCGCCATCATTGGGAAACAGTCGAGCAGATAATCGAGCAGGTGGAGTAA
- a CDS encoding FAD-dependent oxidoreductase, with the protein MSDQPRVEIYTKTDCPYCEKAKDLFDSKDIEYETYNVTGDDDLFEEMVERADGRQTAPEVFIDDELIGGWDDTSALNETGELDEKLGIATEDTDEILEHRKLIIAGTGIAGLTAAIYAGRSNNEPLVIEGDEPGGQLTLTTDVANYPGFPDGIGGPELVNNMKEQATQFGAELKNGIIESVDDSSRPFRVELTNGDVYTADAVIAASGASARTLGIPGEDELMGYGLSTCATCDGAFFRGEDMLVVGGGDAAMEEATFLTKFADTVYIAHRREEFRAEDYWVDRVQEKVEDGEIEIMTNTELIEIHGSQAEGVDHVTLVENEQGHPTDRLDDPETEEFDFDVGAVFFAIGHTPNTGYLEDTGVETDDEGYLRTKGGDGGDQTETDVPGIFGAGDVVDYHYQQAVTAAGMGSKAALDADEYLEDLERADSSAEEAEPAAADD; encoded by the coding sequence ATGAGCGACCAGCCACGCGTCGAGATATATACCAAAACGGACTGTCCCTATTGTGAGAAGGCCAAGGACCTTTTCGACAGCAAAGATATCGAGTACGAGACGTACAACGTCACCGGCGACGACGACCTCTTCGAGGAGATGGTCGAGCGCGCGGACGGCCGTCAGACCGCCCCCGAAGTGTTCATCGACGACGAACTGATCGGCGGCTGGGACGACACCAGCGCACTCAACGAGACGGGCGAACTCGACGAGAAACTCGGGATCGCCACCGAGGACACCGACGAGATCCTCGAGCACCGGAAACTCATCATCGCCGGCACCGGAATCGCCGGGCTGACCGCCGCGATCTACGCCGGCCGCTCGAACAACGAGCCGCTCGTCATCGAGGGCGACGAACCCGGCGGCCAGCTCACCCTGACCACCGACGTCGCGAACTACCCCGGCTTCCCCGACGGGATCGGCGGCCCGGAGCTGGTCAACAACATGAAAGAGCAGGCCACACAGTTCGGCGCCGAACTGAAAAACGGCATCATCGAGTCCGTCGACGACTCGAGTCGACCGTTCCGCGTCGAACTCACGAACGGCGACGTCTACACTGCCGACGCCGTCATCGCCGCTTCGGGTGCTAGCGCCCGAACCCTCGGCATCCCCGGCGAGGACGAGCTCATGGGCTACGGCCTCTCGACCTGTGCGACCTGTGACGGCGCGTTCTTCCGTGGCGAGGACATGCTCGTCGTCGGCGGCGGCGACGCCGCCATGGAGGAAGCTACCTTCCTCACGAAGTTCGCCGACACCGTCTACATCGCCCACCGCCGCGAGGAATTCCGCGCAGAGGACTACTGGGTCGACCGCGTCCAGGAGAAGGTCGAGGACGGCGAGATCGAAATCATGACGAACACCGAACTGATCGAGATTCACGGCTCCCAGGCGGAGGGCGTCGACCACGTCACCCTCGTCGAAAACGAGCAGGGCCACCCTACCGACCGTCTCGACGACCCCGAAACCGAGGAGTTCGACTTCGACGTCGGGGCCGTCTTCTTCGCGATCGGCCACACCCCCAACACGGGCTACCTCGAGGACACCGGCGTCGAAACGGACGACGAAGGCTACCTCCGGACCAAAGGCGGCGACGGCGGCGACCAGACCGAAACCGACGTCCCCGGCATCTTCGGCGCCGGCGACGTCGTCGACTACCACTACCAGCAGGCCGTGACCGCTGCCGGAATGGGCTCGAAGGCTGCACTCGATGCCGACGAATACCTCGAGGACCTCGAGCGAGCCGACTCGAGTGCGGAGGAAGCGGAGCCAGCGGCGGCAGACGACTGA
- a CDS encoding BGTF surface domain-containing protein has translation MTNETTYRKKGRAVILAALMVLSVVSMAGAAAAYPNDADGNGTGANVASSVTDLSGNVYQGQIAVYDLGGNGNSEVDLYKNVSDASDDWQRGLTVYDDPSVAADDFGVDETEISSQVTTGPNFVVVDSTNLESGAHYLEVGNSEEGDFSVRVQNIDASFDDASVTNINGATSANTTLAIDSGRPTFQANVSADGLDHDDLVQIFATDGQNVVGSDAEEDVIGLQARGDFVANFSGIDAGEYNFTVESVDTTAEDTATVEVRDDSVETAFTEGSYVGERGDVVNVTVDLEETDRGAVKIGDREEVNYESVVQFEDESDDGYDQITLQFNTVIAGSNGETGDEDAWSVHEDDVSIENTYINYTPNTDPITTPLGAGDYELLVGQSWDTTDREIVNEGDSAFLTLSEKSQSGAPTLNTAPGADDVVGIEDYEEATVTETDLIAEEDHAIVTIEDFGSEGWFDNLNSNGVSDGDNMSSILNASGINIEIEQADPGANAEAHTWNTSTASGEDNLTVNILNINEYDGDLRLEISTVEDHYGQNLTADDYDMTFTVDDRNAFVEDEDDEVEVESSFTVEERDLEWDDNVESVPATNATLTGDTNLAPGTEISTRARSSGNFVLNDGVDTESDRSFSTTFDFSDYEAGTEFTLRASASGVDNAEVDSVLTEGDEPQDFSYDVSTDPAEPVVGDDVTGTISAENVNDFSASEDVEFVFDGETLYNDTLELEGGASDTIVDGATLLEGAEKGDYEWELIVDGETEKSGTLTVSTEDTSDDGTSDDGSSDDGSSDDGSSDDGSSDDGSSDDGSSDGTPGFGVGVALVALLGAAMLALRRQN, from the coding sequence ATGACAAACGAAACGACATATCGCAAAAAGGGTCGTGCAGTGATCCTGGCCGCGCTCATGGTACTCTCCGTAGTGTCCATGGCCGGTGCAGCAGCTGCATATCCCAACGACGCTGACGGCAACGGCACCGGTGCGAACGTTGCCAGCAGTGTAACCGACCTCTCTGGTAACGTTTACCAGGGACAGATTGCCGTCTACGACCTCGGAGGTAACGGCAATTCTGAAGTTGACCTGTACAAGAACGTCTCTGATGCCAGCGACGACTGGCAGCGCGGACTGACAGTCTACGATGACCCCAGCGTCGCTGCAGACGACTTTGGCGTCGATGAGACAGAGATCTCAAGTCAAGTTACGACTGGACCAAACTTCGTCGTCGTTGACTCGACCAACCTCGAAAGTGGTGCTCACTACCTTGAGGTAGGCAACAGCGAAGAAGGCGACTTCAGCGTTCGCGTCCAGAACATTGACGCGAGCTTCGACGACGCATCGGTGACTAACATCAACGGTGCGACCTCCGCCAACACGACCCTCGCGATCGACTCGGGTCGTCCGACGTTCCAGGCGAACGTGAGCGCGGACGGTCTCGACCACGATGATCTCGTTCAGATCTTCGCGACCGACGGACAGAACGTCGTGGGGAGTGACGCAGAGGAAGACGTCATCGGCCTGCAGGCCCGTGGCGACTTCGTCGCGAACTTCTCGGGCATCGACGCTGGTGAATACAACTTCACCGTCGAGTCCGTCGACACGACTGCCGAAGACACCGCAACGGTCGAAGTCCGTGACGACAGTGTCGAAACGGCCTTCACCGAAGGCAGCTACGTTGGCGAGCGCGGTGACGTCGTCAACGTTACCGTCGACCTCGAAGAGACCGATCGCGGTGCCGTGAAGATCGGCGACCGCGAAGAGGTTAACTACGAATCGGTCGTCCAGTTCGAGGACGAGTCCGACGATGGATACGACCAGATTACGCTCCAGTTCAACACCGTCATTGCCGGTAGCAACGGTGAAACTGGGGACGAAGATGCATGGAGCGTCCACGAAGACGATGTCTCCATCGAAAATACGTATATCAACTACACGCCAAACACTGATCCCATAACGACCCCACTCGGTGCCGGTGACTACGAACTACTCGTCGGCCAGAGCTGGGACACTACTGATCGAGAGATCGTCAACGAGGGCGACAGCGCCTTCCTGACGCTCTCCGAAAAGAGCCAGTCCGGTGCACCGACGCTCAACACTGCACCTGGTGCAGATGACGTTGTCGGCATTGAGGACTACGAAGAAGCAACGGTTACCGAGACCGACCTCATCGCCGAAGAAGATCACGCGATCGTGACCATCGAGGACTTCGGCTCTGAGGGCTGGTTCGATAACCTCAACTCCAACGGCGTAAGCGACGGCGACAACATGAGTAGCATACTCAATGCGTCGGGCATCAACATCGAGATCGAGCAGGCAGATCCCGGTGCGAACGCTGAGGCACACACCTGGAACACCAGTACCGCGAGTGGAGAGGACAACCTCACCGTCAACATCCTCAACATCAATGAGTACGACGGCGACCTCCGACTCGAGATCAGCACGGTTGAAGACCACTACGGTCAGAACCTGACTGCTGATGACTACGACATGACGTTCACGGTAGACGACCGGAACGCCTTCGTCGAAGACGAGGATGACGAAGTGGAAGTCGAATCCAGCTTCACCGTGGAAGAGCGCGACCTCGAATGGGACGACAACGTTGAGAGCGTCCCGGCCACGAACGCTACCCTGACGGGAGATACCAACCTCGCGCCCGGTACGGAGATCTCCACGCGAGCCCGATCCTCCGGTAACTTCGTCCTGAACGACGGCGTCGATACCGAGAGCGACCGATCGTTCTCGACCACGTTCGACTTCAGTGACTACGAGGCAGGCACCGAGTTCACCCTCCGTGCCTCCGCCTCTGGTGTCGACAACGCTGAGGTCGACTCCGTGCTGACCGAAGGCGACGAACCGCAGGACTTCAGCTACGACGTCTCCACCGACCCGGCCGAACCCGTGGTTGGTGACGACGTCACCGGTACGATCTCCGCCGAGAACGTCAACGACTTCAGTGCCTCCGAAGACGTCGAATTCGTCTTCGACGGTGAGACGCTGTACAACGACACCCTCGAACTTGAGGGCGGCGCAAGCGACACGATCGTCGACGGTGCAACCCTCCTCGAAGGCGCTGAGAAAGGCGACTACGAGTGGGAACTGATCGTTGACGGCGAAACCGAAAAGTCCGGTACGCTGACCGTCTCCACTGAGGATACCTCCGACGATGGTACCTCCGACGACGGCAGCTCCGACGACGGCAGCTCCGACGACGGCAGCTCCGACGACGGCAGCTCCGACGACGGCAGCTCCGACGACGGCAGCTCCGACGGAACGCCCGGCTTCGGTGTCGGCGTCGCACTCGTCGCGCTGCTCGGCGCAGCAATGCTGGCACTCCGCCGCCAGAACTAA